From the genome of Perca fluviatilis chromosome 1, GENO_Pfluv_1.0, whole genome shotgun sequence, one region includes:
- the ndufs8a gene encoding NADH:ubiquinone oxidoreductase core subunit S8a, which translates to MAATLRLLYSVSRPGTIVASQNLVRSFSVSAQREGFKYVNAQEIPTDMKSITDRAAQTLLWTELFRGLGMTMSYLFREPATINYPFEKGPLSPRFRGEHALRRYPSGEERCIACKLCEAICPAQAITIEAETRADGSRRTTRYDIDMTKCIYCGFCQEACPVDAIVEGPNFEFSTETHEELLYNKEKLLNNGDKWEAEIAANIQADYLYR; encoded by the exons ATGGCTGCAACATTGCGTTTACTGTACTCCGTGTCAAGGCCAG GCACTATTGTGGCCAGCCAGAATCTAGTGAGGTCCTTCAGTGTGTCCGCACAAAGGGAAGGATTCA AGTATGTGAATGCCCAAGAGATCCCCACAGATATGAAGTCCATCACAGACCGAGCTGCTCAGACGCTGCTCTGGACAGAGCTCTTCAGAG GTCTGGGCATGACAATGAGCTACCTGTTCAGAGAGCCCGCCACCATCAACTACCCATTTGAGAAGGGGCCGCTGTCGCCTCGCTTCAGAGGAGAACACGCACTCCGCAG GTATCCTTCAGGAGAGGAGCGCTGCATCGCCTGCAAGCTGTGTGAAGCTATCTGCCCTgcgcag GCCATCACCATCGAAGCAGAGACCCGTGCTGACGGCAGCAGGAGGACGACTCGCTACGACATTGACATGACCAAATGCATCTACTGCGGCTTTTGTCAGGAGGCTTGTCCTGTGGACGCCATTGTAGAG GGTCCTAACTTTGAGTTTTCCACTGAAACCCATGAAGAACTGCTCTACAACAAGGAGAAGCTTCTCAACAATGGTGACAAGTGGGAGGCAGAGATAGCTGCCAACATACAAGCTGATTACCTCTACCgatag